In one Syntrophales bacterium genomic region, the following are encoded:
- a CDS encoding PAS domain S-box protein, translating into MAKNPEQQNPADELAGLRRRIADLEKAQQIRHAGEALLASIIGGSPIPTFVIGRDHRILYWNRALEELSRIRADEVVGTNQHWRAFYSRERPCMADLLVDGALKAIPTWYTGKYIPSKLIDEAYEATDFFPELGEEGRWLRFTAAVLRDPRGNLVGVVETLEDITERRQAEEALRAAHEELESRVRERTAELAEANLALKETTEHLSLILESLPIVSYSRQASSPFALTYVSTSVREMTGFSPGQFLEDPGFWESRVHPDDRAQLPQVPKTKRRQGRSEYRFRTADGSYRWFSDYWRVPRHSGGPPPQVAGVCQDVTEEKRMRQEAELRLQQMIQTHKLTALGEVVAGVAHEINNPVSFISYNIPLLEEIWNAVEPGIHRLGEIDPRWKNRDIHPEELTRHMREIIEAFRVASNRISRVITNLKEFSRSDERSARMKPLQVAEVVQGALLIVGGQIRRTVSTIEQRIEPDLPPVLGNLQKLEQVLTNLLINAHQAMPGGRKGRITVSARSIPRLNAILLDVEDNGRGIPRENLGHLFDPFFTTRRDSGGTGLGLSISYGLVREHNGLIGVLSRPGMGSRFSVFLPVEGKTLPRILPSILCLGTDLEFLGALKAALVEVETWEARPGVGAPAVLKYLDEHPEVDIVVTEWSLPDLDGRDLLKAVRDRFPLVEVVLCAPEEEMQRLSAGDGATEILPKSAATKRLQKILEEKGRLQL; encoded by the coding sequence GTGGCGAAAAACCCGGAACAACAGAACCCGGCGGATGAGTTGGCCGGCCTCCGGCGCAGGATCGCGGACCTGGAAAAGGCGCAACAGATCCGCCATGCCGGCGAGGCGCTCCTGGCCAGCATCATCGGCGGCTCCCCGATCCCGACCTTCGTCATCGGGCGGGACCACCGGATTCTCTACTGGAACCGGGCCCTGGAGGAGCTCAGCCGGATCCGCGCCGACGAGGTCGTGGGCACCAACCAGCACTGGCGGGCCTTCTACTCCCGCGAACGGCCCTGCATGGCGGACCTCCTGGTGGACGGCGCCCTGAAGGCCATCCCGACCTGGTACACCGGGAAATACATCCCCTCGAAGCTCATCGACGAGGCCTACGAAGCCACCGACTTCTTTCCCGAGCTGGGAGAAGAAGGACGTTGGCTGCGCTTCACCGCTGCCGTACTTCGCGATCCCCGGGGAAACCTCGTCGGCGTGGTGGAGACGCTGGAGGACATCACGGAGCGGCGCCAGGCCGAAGAAGCCCTCCGGGCCGCCCACGAGGAGCTTGAATCGCGCGTCCGGGAGCGGACCGCCGAGCTGGCCGAGGCCAACCTCGCCCTCAAGGAGACCACGGAGCATCTCTCCCTCATTCTCGAATCCCTGCCGATTGTCTCCTACAGCCGCCAGGCTTCATCCCCCTTCGCCCTCACCTACGTCAGCACCAGCGTGCGGGAAATGACCGGCTTTTCCCCCGGACAATTCCTGGAGGATCCCGGCTTCTGGGAGAGCCGCGTTCATCCGGACGACCGGGCGCAGCTTCCGCAGGTACCGAAGACGAAGCGGCGCCAGGGACGGTCGGAGTACCGCTTCCGCACGGCCGACGGCAGCTATCGCTGGTTCTCGGACTACTGGCGCGTGCCCCGCCACTCCGGGGGACCGCCCCCACAGGTCGCCGGTGTCTGTCAGGACGTGACGGAAGAAAAGCGGATGCGGCAGGAGGCGGAGCTTCGGCTCCAGCAGATGATCCAGACCCACAAGCTCACCGCCCTGGGTGAGGTGGTGGCGGGGGTGGCCCACGAGATCAACAACCCCGTCAGTTTCATCTCCTACAACATCCCCCTCCTGGAGGAGATCTGGAACGCCGTCGAGCCCGGCATCCACCGCCTGGGGGAGATCGACCCGCGCTGGAAGAACCGGGACATCCACCCCGAGGAGCTCACCCGGCACATGCGGGAGATCATCGAGGCCTTCCGCGTTGCTTCCAACCGGATCAGCCGGGTCATTACGAATCTCAAGGAGTTCTCCCGCTCGGACGAGCGCTCCGCCCGGATGAAGCCCCTGCAGGTCGCTGAGGTTGTCCAGGGTGCCCTCCTGATCGTCGGCGGCCAGATCCGGCGGACCGTCTCGACGATCGAACAGCGTATCGAGCCTGACCTGCCGCCGGTTCTGGGAAACCTCCAAAAGCTGGAGCAGGTCCTGACGAACCTGCTCATCAACGCCCACCAGGCCATGCCCGGCGGCCGCAAGGGCCGCATCACCGTCTCTGCCCGCTCCATTCCCCGCCTGAACGCGATTCTCCTGGACGTGGAAGACAACGGCCGGGGCATCCCCCGGGAAAACCTGGGGCACCTGTTCGATCCCTTTTTCACCACCCGGCGGGATTCGGGCGGAACAGGACTCGGCCTGTCCATATCTTACGGCCTGGTGCGGGAGCACAACGGCCTCATCGGCGTGCTTTCCCGGCCCGGCATGGGGAGCCGCTTCTCCGTTTTTCTTCCCGTCGAGGGCAAGACCCTGCCCAGGATCCTGCCGTCCATCCTGTGCCTGGGAACGGACCTGGAATTTCTCGGCGCCCTGAAGGCGGCTCTCGTAGAGGTGGAAACCTGGGAGGCCCGCCCCGGGGTCGGTGCACCCGCCGTCCTGAAATACCTGGACGAGCACCCGGAAGTGGACATCGTGGTCACGGAGTGGAGCCTCCCGGATCTGGACGGGCGCGATCTGCTCAAGGCGGTCCGGGACCGGTTCCCCCTGGTGGAGGTAGTGCTCTGCGCGCCCGAGGAGGAGATGCAGCGCCTGTCCGCCGGGGATGGCGCCACAGAGATTCTGCCCAAATCCGCCGCAACGAAGCGGCTGCAGAAAATCCTGGAGGAAAAGGGGAGGTTGCAACTGTGA
- a CDS encoding diguanylate cyclase, with protein sequence MKLNIRRKLLLGYFAMALLTVLASLYAVLSLGRLSDLAYMIISEDVPVVETAKSLSETLLAQESAEKKYLILKDPQLTEIFWSLNREFKSGLEAMGKNRSKIITKRVSLMGLLHRQYGEVFRREIALVEENKVDEARALSEQEGKPLLDQIASSLRDCQKFGERDVDSRMSLINEQGLRASRITILLSLVSLLGGMIVALFITYNISIPLRKLEKATGVIAEGNFDPAIRMERDDEIGSLAKAFGVMTERLKELEALNLDASPLTGLPGNLAIERELERRRTEGKMFSLCHVDLDNFKPFADKYGYAWGSEIIKEVAKILTQHLDAAGEEDVFVAHIGGDDFVVIAEPAAAEAMSRQLVEEFENQIHSFYSTEDRERGSIMGKDRKGQAQKFPLITVSVAIVTDDGSRFPSALAMAKKAAELKEYAKTLPGSNYVKQETLGKAIA encoded by the coding sequence ATGAAACTGAACATCCGCCGCAAACTGCTGCTCGGCTATTTCGCCATGGCCCTCCTGACGGTCTTGGCGAGCCTCTACGCCGTACTCAGCCTGGGCCGGCTGAGCGACCTGGCCTACATGATCATCAGCGAGGATGTCCCGGTGGTGGAGACCGCCAAGAGCCTCTCGGAGACGCTCCTCGCCCAGGAGAGCGCCGAGAAAAAATACCTGATCCTCAAGGACCCGCAGCTGACGGAGATCTTCTGGAGCCTGAACCGGGAATTCAAGTCCGGCCTGGAGGCCATGGGCAAGAACCGCTCGAAGATCATCACGAAGCGGGTCTCCCTGATGGGACTTCTCCACCGGCAGTACGGGGAGGTTTTCCGGCGGGAGATCGCCCTCGTCGAGGAGAACAAGGTCGACGAGGCCCGGGCGCTGTCCGAGCAGGAGGGAAAACCGCTGCTCGACCAGATCGCCTCCTCCCTGCGGGATTGCCAGAAATTCGGGGAACGGGACGTCGATTCCCGGATGAGCCTGATCAACGAACAGGGACTCCGGGCCTCGCGCATCACCATCCTGCTCAGCCTGGTCAGCCTCCTGGGCGGGATGATCGTCGCCCTGTTCATTACGTACAACATATCGATTCCCCTCCGGAAACTCGAAAAGGCCACGGGGGTGATCGCCGAGGGGAACTTCGATCCGGCCATCCGGATGGAGCGGGACGACGAGATCGGCTCCCTGGCCAAAGCCTTCGGGGTCATGACGGAGAGGTTGAAGGAGCTGGAGGCCCTGAATCTCGACGCCTCCCCCCTGACGGGTCTCCCGGGGAACCTGGCCATCGAGCGGGAACTGGAACGACGGCGGACGGAGGGAAAAATGTTTTCCCTCTGCCACGTGGATCTTGACAACTTCAAGCCTTTCGCGGACAAGTACGGATACGCTTGGGGCAGCGAGATCATCAAGGAGGTGGCCAAGATCCTGACGCAGCACCTGGACGCGGCGGGCGAGGAGGACGTCTTCGTCGCCCATATCGGCGGGGACGACTTTGTCGTTATCGCCGAGCCGGCTGCCGCCGAAGCGATGAGCCGGCAGCTCGTGGAGGAGTTCGAGAATCAGATCCATTCATTCTACAGCACCGAGGACCGCGAGCGCGGGTCCATCATGGGGAAAGACCGGAAGGGGCAGGCGCAGAAATTCCCCCTGATCACCGTGAGCGTGGCCATCGTTACGGACGACGGAAGCCGCTTCCCGAGCGCGCTGGCGATGGCGAAAAAGGCGGCGGAGCTCAAGGAATACGCCAAGACCCTGCCGGGAAGCAATTACGTGAAGCAGGAGACGTTGGGAAAGGCAATCGCATGA
- a CDS encoding ACT domain-containing protein — translation MKVEQISVFLENKPGVLEEVMKALKEANINIRTLSLADTSDFGILRLIVNDVAATSTVLKEKGFRVSRTTVVAVEVPDRPGGLHSILEALGGEAINIEYLYAFVEKSGENAVIIFRYDNPDRAIEVLQKKGFSVLSGEKLYSM, via the coding sequence ATGAAAGTGGAACAGATCTCCGTATTCCTGGAAAACAAGCCGGGGGTGCTCGAAGAGGTGATGAAGGCGCTCAAGGAAGCCAACATCAACATCCGTACCCTCTCCCTGGCGGATACGTCGGATTTTGGAATTCTCCGGCTCATCGTCAACGACGTGGCGGCCACCAGCACCGTCCTCAAGGAGAAGGGCTTCCGGGTCAGCCGCACGACAGTGGTGGCCGTGGAGGTTCCGGACCGGCCGGGCGGGCTCCATTCCATCCTGGAGGCCCTGGGAGGCGAGGCCATCAACATCGAGTACCTCTACGCCTTCGTGGAAAAAAGCGGCGAGAACGCCGTCATCATCTTCCGGTACGACAATCCGGACCGGGCCATCGAGGTCCTTCAGAAGAAGGGTTTCTCGGTCCTCTCGGGAGAAAAGCTCTACTCCATGTAA
- a CDS encoding phenylacetate--CoA ligase yields the protein MIYNEEFETLPREALEALQLKRLQQVVQRVYHTVGFYRKAFDDAGVKPDDVKSLADLRRLPFTTKQDLRDNYPFGLFAVPMSSVVRLHASSGTTGRATVVGYTKRDIEQWSELMARCFVAAGLTKNDIIHNAYGYGLFTGGLGAHYGAERLGASVIPISGGNTKRQIMILQDFGPTAICCTPSYALNLAEQGKAMGVDMQSLKLRVGVFGAEPWSDEMRNQIEDALDIQAMNIYGLSEVMGPGVAMECTEGRQGMHIFEDHFLAEIINPATGEVLPPGEEGELVFTTLTKEAFPLVRYRTRDVTRLIHDPCRCGRSHVRMDRVMGRSDDMLIIRGVNVFPSQIEAVLVGIDGLEPHYQLLVDREGTLDTLEVQVEVREEAFANADEVKVLQRTERRIVKDLKDYLGISAKVKLVEPKSLQRFEGKASRVIDKRKI from the coding sequence ATGATCTACAATGAAGAATTTGAAACGCTGCCGCGGGAGGCGCTGGAGGCGCTGCAGTTGAAGAGGCTCCAGCAGGTCGTCCAGCGGGTCTACCATACGGTCGGGTTCTACCGGAAGGCCTTTGACGACGCCGGGGTGAAGCCGGATGACGTGAAAAGCCTGGCGGACCTCCGCCGGCTTCCCTTCACCACCAAGCAGGACCTGCGGGACAATTACCCCTTCGGCCTCTTCGCCGTCCCCATGAGCAGCGTCGTCCGTCTCCACGCCTCTTCCGGAACGACCGGCCGGGCCACCGTGGTGGGCTACACGAAGCGTGACATCGAGCAGTGGTCGGAGCTGATGGCCCGCTGCTTCGTCGCCGCCGGGCTCACGAAAAACGACATCATCCACAACGCCTACGGTTACGGGCTCTTCACGGGCGGCCTCGGGGCCCACTACGGGGCGGAGCGCCTGGGGGCCAGCGTCATCCCCATCTCGGGGGGCAACACGAAGAGGCAGATCATGATCCTCCAGGACTTCGGCCCCACCGCCATCTGCTGCACCCCCTCCTACGCCCTGAACCTGGCGGAACAGGGAAAGGCCATGGGCGTCGACATGCAGTCCCTGAAGCTCCGGGTCGGCGTCTTCGGGGCGGAGCCATGGAGCGACGAGATGCGCAACCAGATCGAGGACGCCCTGGACATCCAGGCCATGAACATCTACGGGCTCTCGGAGGTCATGGGCCCCGGTGTCGCCATGGAGTGCACCGAGGGCAGGCAGGGGATGCACATCTTCGAGGACCACTTCCTCGCCGAGATCATCAACCCCGCGACGGGCGAGGTCCTCCCCCCCGGGGAGGAGGGCGAACTGGTCTTCACCACCCTCACGAAGGAGGCCTTCCCCCTCGTCCGCTACCGGACCCGGGACGTGACGCGCCTCATCCACGACCCCTGCCGCTGCGGCCGCAGCCACGTGCGGATGGACCGCGTCATGGGCCGGAGCGACGACATGCTCATCATCCGCGGCGTCAACGTCTTCCCCTCCCAGATCGAGGCCGTCCTCGTGGGCATCGATGGCCTGGAGCCACATTACCAGCTCCTGGTGGACCGGGAGGGTACCCTGGATACCCTCGAGGTTCAGGTCGAGGTCCGGGAAGAGGCGTTCGCCAACGCTGACGAAGTGAAGGTCCTCCAGCGGACGGAACGCCGGATCGTCAAGGACCTGAAGGATTATCTCGGCATCTCCGCCAAGGTCAAGCTGGTGGAGCCCAAGTCCCTCCAGCGCTTCGAGGGCAAGGCCAGCCGGGTCATCGACAAACGGAAAATCTGA
- a CDS encoding cytidylate kinase-like family protein, translating to MKAKPRSVEQLVKEQLDKWNGLPLRTGETRKKPASVITVSRDPGSGGTAIARRLAAALGMDLVSGQIIQRVADSAEMSEKVVASLDEKQITRRDDWITSLFEVRHLWPDSYLRHLTKVVGTVGRHGNAVILGRGANFMLPPEETFRIRLIGPREARIARVMKDKKVSRDNAEEYVIRTESNRSAFVRKYFHADIADPAHYDMTLDTSRLGIEGTVECVKAAYTAWWKTAG from the coding sequence ATGAAAGCAAAGCCCCGCTCCGTCGAACAACTGGTGAAAGAGCAACTGGACAAATGGAACGGCTTGCCGCTCCGGACCGGAGAGACAAGGAAGAAACCCGCTTCCGTCATTACCGTCTCCCGGGATCCCGGAAGCGGGGGCACCGCGATTGCCCGCAGGCTGGCGGCGGCACTCGGCATGGACCTGGTCAGCGGACAGATCATCCAGAGGGTGGCGGACAGCGCCGAGATGAGCGAGAAGGTCGTAGCCTCCCTCGACGAGAAGCAGATCACCCGCCGCGACGACTGGATCACGTCCCTCTTCGAGGTCCGCCACCTCTGGCCCGACAGCTACCTCCGCCACCTGACGAAGGTCGTCGGCACCGTCGGGAGACACGGAAACGCCGTCATCCTGGGACGGGGCGCCAATTTCATGCTCCCCCCGGAGGAGACCTTCCGGATCCGCCTGATCGGTCCCCGGGAGGCCCGCATCGCCCGGGTCATGAAAGACAAAAAGGTCTCCCGGGACAACGCCGAGGAGTACGTGATCCGCACCGAGTCGAACCGGAGCGCCTTTGTGAGGAAATATTTCCATGCCGACATCGCCGACCCCGCCCACTACGATATGACCCTCGACACGAGCCGCCTCGGCATCGAAGGCACGGTGGAGTGCGTGAAAGCCGCCTACACGGCGTGGTGGAAGACCGCCGGCTGA
- a CDS encoding sigma-54 dependent transcriptional regulator, which translates to MRILAVDDEEISLSSIKRLLNWRGYKDVETCRSGAEAIRRLRMEDFDIVLLDLLMPEVDGLTVLETVKPYLPQTEFIILTAVDDLSTTVRAIRTGAYDYLVKPVDNELLILTIQRAFERKGLLNSLAPVAAGRVSETPEAFAAIVTKDPRMRSLLAYSQVMARSGNPVLITGESGTGKELVARGIHRAGPSPDGPFIAVNVSAIPTTMFETQFFGHARGAFTGAESSYRGFFEQADGGTLFLDEIGELPPGLQSKLLRVLEDKTFTPLGSSRAIQVDVRVISATNMDLDRACQEGRFRLDLFYRLKSAHIHLPPLREREGDISLLANHFLKEAVRRYAKEIKGVSPEAMEILLQGQYPGNVRELAQAVENAVLLADTPWILPRHLGAAALRPAPFARRLSTLKENDEAHVAYVLTHTGGDRKQTARILGITVRQLQRKLAQMRQDAAWLAYLDDHSTA; encoded by the coding sequence GTGAGAATCCTGGCCGTGGACGACGAGGAGATCTCTCTCTCCTCGATCAAAAGGCTTCTGAACTGGCGCGGGTATAAGGACGTCGAGACCTGCCGCAGCGGGGCCGAGGCGATCCGCCGGCTCCGGATGGAGGACTTCGACATCGTCCTTCTGGACCTCCTGATGCCGGAGGTGGACGGACTGACCGTGCTGGAGACGGTAAAACCCTATCTGCCGCAGACGGAATTCATCATTCTGACCGCCGTGGACGACCTGTCGACCACGGTCAGGGCCATCCGGACAGGGGCCTACGACTACCTGGTGAAGCCCGTGGACAACGAGCTTCTGATCCTCACGATCCAGCGGGCCTTCGAGCGGAAGGGCCTGCTGAACAGCCTGGCCCCTGTGGCGGCGGGCCGGGTCTCCGAGACGCCCGAAGCCTTCGCGGCGATCGTCACGAAGGACCCGCGCATGAGGTCGCTCCTTGCCTACTCCCAGGTTATGGCCCGGAGCGGAAACCCTGTCCTGATCACCGGCGAGTCGGGAACCGGCAAGGAACTTGTGGCCCGGGGCATCCATCGGGCAGGCCCGTCGCCCGATGGACCCTTCATCGCCGTCAACGTAAGCGCCATCCCCACAACCATGTTCGAGACCCAGTTCTTCGGCCACGCCCGCGGGGCCTTCACGGGGGCCGAGTCGAGCTATCGCGGCTTCTTCGAACAGGCCGACGGAGGCACCCTCTTCCTCGACGAGATCGGTGAGCTGCCTCCGGGCCTTCAGTCGAAGCTCCTCCGCGTCCTGGAGGACAAGACCTTCACCCCCCTGGGGAGCAGCCGAGCCATCCAGGTAGACGTCCGGGTCATCTCGGCAACCAACATGGATCTGGACCGGGCCTGCCAGGAGGGACGCTTCCGCCTTGACCTTTTCTACCGCCTCAAGTCGGCTCACATCCATCTTCCGCCCCTCCGGGAGCGGGAAGGGGACATCTCCCTTCTGGCGAACCATTTCCTGAAAGAGGCCGTCCGGAGATACGCTAAGGAAATCAAAGGTGTCAGCCCGGAGGCCATGGAGATTCTCCTGCAGGGGCAATACCCGGGAAACGTCCGGGAACTGGCCCAGGCGGTGGAGAACGCCGTGCTGCTGGCCGATACGCCCTGGATCCTGCCCCGGCATCTGGGAGCGGCGGCGCTCCGGCCGGCCCCCTTCGCCCGTCGCCTGAGCACCCTCAAGGAAAACGACGAGGCCCATGTGGCCTACGTCCTCACGCACACCGGGGGGGACCGGAAACAGACTGCCCGGATCCTCGGGATCACGGTCCGCCAGCTCCAGAGAAAGCTCGCCCAGATGCGACAAGACGCGGCCTGGCTGGCTTATCTGGACGACCATTCCACCGCCTGA